The Pelodiscus sinensis isolate JC-2024 chromosome 10, ASM4963464v1, whole genome shotgun sequence genome has a segment encoding these proteins:
- the DIPK2A gene encoding divergent protein kinase domain 2A produces MLRLVSLKLGRLYRYVKLAVLGSLAAALVLNTHSLLASLQRNELSERRFLQLNKCPACWGTSWCRKFLNGQLRLESWGRLRLLDFLNVKNVYFARYGEPREGSRRVVLKRLGSAQELADIDTKICRRATGRGRCDLLQALHATEFASINGDVRLLTPDVVEGWSDLVHCPSQRLLDRLVRRYAETKDSGSFLLRNLKDSERMQLLITLAFNPEPLVLQSFPSDEGWPFAKYLGACGRMVAVNYVGEELWSYFNAPWEKRVDLAWQLMEIAEQLTNNDFEFALYLLDVSFDNFAVGPRDGKVIIVDAENVLVADKRLIKQNKPENWDVWYESKFDDCDKEACLSFSKEILCARATVDHNYYAICQNLLSRHATWRGTSGGLLHDPPPEIAKDGRLEALLDECANPKKRYGRFQAAKELREYLAQLSNNVR; encoded by the exons ATGCTGCGGCTGGTGTCGCTGAAGTTGGGGCGGCTGTACCGCTACGTGAAGCTGGCGGTGCTGGGCAGCCTGGCGGCGGCGCTGGTCCTGAACACGCACTCGCTGCTGGCTTCGCTGCAGCGCAACGAGCTGTCGGAGCGGCGCTTCCTGCAGCTCAATAAGTGCCCGGCCTGCTGGGGCACCAGCTGGTGCCGCAAGTTCCTCAACGGGCAGCTGCGGCTGGAGAGCTGGGGCCGCCTGCGCCTGCTCGACTTCCTCAATGTCAAGAACGTCTACTTCGCGCGCTACGGCGAGCCCCGCGAGGGCAGCCGCCGCGTCGTGCTCAAGCGCCTGGGCTCGGCGCAGGAGCTCGCCGACATCGACACCAAGATCTGCCGCCGCGCCACCGGCAGGGGCCGCTGCGacctgctgcaggccctgcacGCCACCGAGTTCGCCAGCATCAACGGCGACGTGCGGCTGCTCACCCCCGacgtggtggagggctggtcggACCTGGTGCATTGCCCCTCGCAGCGCCTGCTCGACCGCCTGGTCCGCCGCTACGCTGAGACCAAGGACTCGGGCAGCTTCCTGCTCCGCAACCTTAAGGACTCGGAGCGCATGCAGCTGCTCATCACGCTGGCCTTCAACCCGGAGCCGCTCGTGCTGCAG AGTTTCCCATCTGATGAAGGCTGGCCATTTGCAAAGTACCTGGGAGCATGTGGAAGAATGGTGGCTGTCAACTATGTTGGAGAAGAATTGTGGAGTTACTTCAATGCACCGTGGGAAAAACGAGTTGACCTGGCGTGGCAGTTAATGGAAATAGCAGAACAACTGACAAACAATGACTTTGAATTTGCACTCTACCTCCTTGATGTCAGCTTTGACAACTTCGCAGTTGGCCCTAGAGATGGGAAGGTTATCATTGTAGATGCAGAAAATGTTCTGGTGGCAGACAAAAGGTTAATCAAACAGA ATAAACCTGAAAACTGGGATGTATGGTACGAGAGCAAGTTTGATGACTGTGATAAAGAAGCTTGCTTGTCCTTCTCGAAAGAAATTCTTTGTGCTCGTGCCACTGTGGACCACAATTACTATGCTATTTGTCAGAACCTTTTATCAAGACATGCCACCTGGCGTGGCACTTCTGGAGGACTACTTCATGACCCTCCACCTGAAATTGCCAAAGATGGCCGACTTGAGGCCTTGCTGGATGAGTGTGCCAACCCAAAGAAGCGATATGGTAGATTCCAAGCTGCAAAAGAACTACGTGAATACCTTGCACAATTAAGTAATAATGTGAGGTAG